Proteins from a single region of Balaenoptera acutorostrata chromosome 16, mBalAcu1.1, whole genome shotgun sequence:
- the XPNPEP1 gene encoding xaa-Pro aminopeptidase 1 isoform X3 produces MWTDGRYFLQAAKQMDSNWTLMKMGLKDTPTQEDWLVSVLPEGSRVGVDPLIIPTDYWKKMAKVLRSAGHHLIPVKENLVDKIWTDRPERPCKPLITLGLDYTGISWKDKVVDLRLKMAERNVVWFVVTALDEIAWLFNLRGSDVEHNPVFFSYAVIGLETIMLFIDGDRTDVPSVKEHLLLDLGLEAEYRIQVLPYKSILSELKTLCASLSPREKVWVSDKASYAVSEAIPKDHRCCMPYTPICIAKAVKNSAESEGMRRAHIKDAVALCELFNWLEKEVPKGGVTEISAADKAEEFRRQQADFVDLSFPTISSTGPNGAIIHYAPVPETNRTLSLDEVYLIDSGAQYKDGTTDVTRTMHFGTPTAYEKECFTYVLKGHIAVSAAVFPTGTKGHLLDSFARSALWDSGLDYLHGTGHGVGSFLNVHEGPCGISYKTFSDEPLEAGMIVTDEPGYYEDGAFGIRIENVVLVVPVKTKYNFSNRGSLTFDPLTLVPIQTKMIDVDSLTDKECDWLNNYHLTCRDVIGKELQKQGRQEALEWLIRETEPISKQH; encoded by the exons ATTACTGGAAGAAGATGGCCAAGGTTCTGAGAAGCGCTGGCCATCACCTCATTCCTGTCAAGGAGAACCTTGTGGACAAGATCTGGACAGACCGTCCTGAGCGTCCCTGCAAGCCCCTCATCACACTGGGCCTGGATTACACAG GCATCTCCTGGAAAGACAAGGTTGTAGATCTTCGGTTGAAAATGGCCGAGAGGAACGTCGTGTGGTTTGTGGTCACTGCCCTGGATGAGATTGCAT ggctGTTCAATCTCCGAGGATCAGATGTGGAGCACAATCCAGTGTTTTTCTCCTATGCAGTCATAGGACTAGAGACCATCAT GCTCTTCATTGATGGCGACCGCACAGATGTCCCCAGTGTGAAGGAGCACCTGCTGCTTGACTTGGGCCTGGAAGCTGAGTACAGAATCCAGGTGCTTCCCTACAAGTCCATCCTGAGCGAGCTCAAGACCCTGTGCGCCAGCCTCTCCCCGAGGGAGAAGGTGTGGGTCAGCGACAAGGCCAGCTATGCCGTGAGCGAGGCCATCCCCAAG GATCATCGCTGCTGTATGCCTTACACCCCCATCTGCATCGCCAAAGCTGTGAAGAATTCTGCTGAATCAGAAGGCATGAGGAGAGCTCAC ATTAAAGATGCCGTTGCCCTCTGTGAACTCTTTAACTGGCTGGAGAAAGAG GTGCCCAAGGGTGGCGTGACGGAGATCTCCGCTGCCGACAAAGCTGAGGAATTCCGCAG GCAGCAGGCTGACTTTGTGGACCTGAGCTTCCCGACAATTTCCAGTACGGGACCCAACGGCGCCATCATCCACTACGC GCCAGTCCCTGAGACGAATAGGACCTTGTCTCTGGATGAGGTGTACCTCATTGACTCGGGTGCTCAATACAA GGATGGAACCACAGATGTGACTCGTACCATGCATTTTGGAACCCCTACGGCCTATGAGAAG GAATGCTTCACATATGTCCTCAAGGGCCACATAGCTGTGAGTGCAGCTGTTTTCCCGACTGGAACCAAAG GCCACCTTCTTGACTCCTTTGCCCGCTCAGCTTTATGGGATTCTGGCCTGGATTATCTGCATGGGACGGGACACGGTGTTGGGTCTTTTCTGAATGTTCACGAGGGTCCTTGTGGCATCAGTTATAAAACATTCTCTGATGAGCCCTTGGAGGCCGGCATGATTGTCACTGATG AGCCAGGGTATTATGAAGATGGGGCTTTCGGAATTCGCATTGAGAATGTTGTCCTGGTGGTGCCTGTGAAGACCAAG TATAACTTCAGTAACCGGGGAAGCCTGACCTTCGACCCTCTAACTTTGGTTCCGATACAGACCAAAATGATAGATGTGGATTCTCTTACAGACAAAGAG TGCGACTGGCTCAACAACTACCACCTGACCTGCAGGGACGTGATCGGGAAGGAACTGCAAAAACAGGGCCGCCAGGAAGCCCTAGAGTGGCTCATCAGAGAGACGGAGCCCATCTCCAAACAGCATTAA